AAATATGTACAACTTGTTCTTTCCAGCGCTGGAATAAAAATCAGTTTGCCACTTTCTTCACTCCAGCACTGTGGGGCCTGGGAGGGGGTTCTAAGAAGCAAGGGCCAGGCCTGGGGTATGGGCATGGGACCAGCAGCAGCCTGGTGCACAGCACCCACTGGGCCAGCATCGTCCCTGCTGCTGGGAAACACTTTTGACTCATCCCCGACTCCACGATAGTTCCTTCTGTGTATACAGTGGTCCGAAAGAAATGTTCCCCCATCACCACAGAGGCAAGGCTGTGGTGTTTGAATTGTCACTCCCTACTCCCGAATTCATCTTAGCTTCATCTGAATGGTAAGGAATACTCCTTGCTTTTCTGGGCTAAACCCAATTCCTCCCAGTTTTGACATTATCACAGTCCTAAGAACCAGTCCATCGAGACATTTGATCATGAGGGTCTGAGTCACATTCGAATCTGCCTATCACAGCTGTCCCTGGGCATGGCGGCCCGCAGTGGAGTCTCTTTCCACACAGTTCCCACATGCGTTTCTCCAAAGCATTCTTTTAAAATGCCGTTCCTCTCAAAAAGAGCCTCTGCTGCATTTTgccttgtggaaaaaaaaaaaaaaaaagggaaagtatTTCAAAACCCCAAAATACCTATGAGCGGAATTACACAAGCCTAAGGAGATGTTAACCAGATGCCAAGCACGCTAGGGCTGCACCACAGCCTGAGCCCGGAACCAACCTTGGCGAGCCAGACGGCTGCGGTGCCCCAGACAGGACTAGCTGTTTACCCAACCCAGCGACGGCGGAACAGGCAGAGCATCtccttctggggtttttgttgttctcTCCTAATACCATGAGAAAGATTTTGATAATATTAAGAGTTTGGGTTAGCAGGAAGAACAAATGAAGCAGAAATGGAACACGGTCCTGAACACGAGTCTCCACAGATTGAGCACATCTGGGCACCACAGTCCACCGAGGtagctccttctctctctctcttttttttcagcaATGAAGATATGCATGGCTGACATTTCTTAAAACCCACTTTTTCTGTTCCAGAGACTTTCCCACTTCCTTCGTCAGAAAATGGAGGACAAGCTCACTTCAGCTGGTCCTGACGCCATTGTTCTGcctatctttattttcttattaaattgaGACTTTGGGGAAACTGCATCAACCAgccaggatatatatatatatgctcctttaaaaaaactatctaaaaaaattttaaacaaagccAAGTTTCTCTATTATTATAAgatgcagagattttttttttctttcttctttccctggcTAGGCTTAGAGGTATCTCTAGGTCAGCCTCCTCTGGGCTGGGATGATATGCAACAGCAATGTTACCCAACTTGTCCAGAGTGGTCTGGGGACCAGGGCAGTGTATGACCAGCTGGCCCAACCTCAAGTAGCTAGCTTGAGTCAGCATCCATCTGAGAGACCATCACTACCCAGGAACTCTGTGGCCTCGAGCTCCACACTGGACAGAAACCTCCTCAGCTTCTTGTGGCAGTTGTAATCCAGAGTGGTGGTGTAGACGGTCTTGGGGTACTTGGGGTAGATGATGGTGGTGCTGAGGAAGCGTGCGGCCTTGTGGCGGGGCTCGAAGTGCACCTCAGCCTTATAGTTTCGCCACGTGCAATTGGGGATACAGGTGACTGTCTGGCTGCAGGAAGCCACCACCAGCCCCAGGGGCATCTGCACATCATCGATGAAGTACCGCTCAGAGTCATACTTGACTGAGGAGGTGTACCTGTAGGGAGATACAAGCCAGCATGAAGCTGTCCGCTGAGTTAGAAGCATGGGGTCCCAAGTGTGACCTCTCATCTCTCCTGGGGTGCAAACACTGAACTTGGCTATAccagagagaagcagcagagtcTATGGGAGTATTTAAAGGGATCGTCCCAAACGccctggaagaagaaaagcaagatgcAGAGATGAAGGTCACAGTGTCCCTGAGTGATGATGGACTTGGGTGAGAAGGTGGATGGATGAAGGGATGGACTGACTGATACATCTGCAGGGATGGGGATAGAAATCATGGCCTTGAGTGCTAAGCAAgaactctacccctgagctaagcCCCCAGGCCTGAGCTGAGACCTAAATGCAGCACACAGGCTTCCAAAGTTTACCTTGAGCTCACCATTTCCCAGAGCTGGCCACAACCCTGGATTCTACTCCCACCTGCATAAGCTAGAAGCCTTCAGTCTAGTGGCTTAACTTGCCTACACCTCAGAATCCTTTCTGAGGGCCACAGTGTCTACATGCAGCCAAGTGTTGTAGGGGTGACTAAGTCACACACAGCACAAAGACATTTTGGTCAATGACTGGCCACATATATGACAGTGGTCCCATAAGGTTACATCTTCCAGTGACGCAGCACCTTCTTAATGTGTATAAGTGCCGAGTGCTGGGAGTTCTAGAAGCTTGGCTACAGCCCTAGCCTCAGCGACTGGCCTACATGGACTACGGTTTGGAAACCTCCCAACTCTGGGGGGACCCAGGGACCTGACCCTATCAATGAAAGCCAAGTGCATCCCTGACGGCCACAAACTAACTTGCCATTTACATCCCtaattgctttattattattattattattattattattattattattattattattattattattttgggacaaggtcttgctaagtaggccagcctagactaggAACcgcaacccccccacacacacacacacacctgcctcagcctcctgggcgCCAGCTGGGACTGTAGGTGTACACACCCTTCATGGCTGGGGGTTAATGTGTTCTGGAAGCATCACACTGACAACTTGGCTACATTAATATTGCAGTTTCACAGATGTTAGTGTCTCCACAAGCATCACGTGGCTGAGAACCAGCATTTTGTCTGTTCTCCCCGGAGTCACAAGACACTGATGGGAGCTGATGTCACGAAGTCCTAGTTTTGTCAGACACACAAGCTCCCGGGGAATAAAAGGCTAACCTGCTCACCTCTAAATGGGTGAACCTCCCTCTGTTCCATATCAAAGGCCCCTTTGTGTGCAGGCAActgaaactccagctacaaaatcCTCCAGTCTCCAGAAGTCAAATTCCTTTTGCTAAAAAAGACAGCTGTTTGCTGGAACCTCTCCACCACTCTTTGCCCCCATAATCCTGGGTGAGATCTTCCCAGGGGACTTGTCCAGGGATGTAACATGAGACAGGGTCATAACACCTTCAAGGTGGGACAGAGAGGATGAGTGCCTTCTGGAAGTAATGTTCAACAAAATCTTTAGCACCCAAAGGCATGGATGAAATGCATAAAGAACTTCATCACAATAtctcacctttttaaaaagagtgtCTAGTAGGCGTAGtgtggcacacctgtaatcctaacactcaggaggcggagaTGGAAATATCATCCTAAACttgacaacctgggctacatagtgaatgcCAAGCCGGCTAACTCGACATAGCAAGGCCCCATCTGAAAACTTTAACTAACTAGCtacataaataaatggaagatCTCTGTGTATTTAATTAGTTATCGAGCAAGACAATAAGTCAAACTATTAACAGTCTTTGGTACATTTTCATaactaactttttaaaacaataagcGATCGTACCtggaattttaaaaacactttaagaAACACTCACTTTATTTCCTTCGGTGGTAAGGGGTCAAACTCGACTCCTTCGCCGAAGGACAGGGGACAGAGCCGTGGTGAGCAGCTGGCAGCCAGCGAGTGGGTCAGAGATGCTGGGTTCTtcggggagagaggagaaagtggtTAGACCTAAGGCTGACGGGCTAAAGCATACACTCCACAGAAGGCTGAGCCTCTGAGCATCCGTAAGGGGGCCCCCGGGGTGACTACAGTCTGTCCCTACAAAGGACAGGCCTGGCCCATGGCATGGGGAGTGCACTGGACAAGGCAGGAAGGTCCGGGGTTCAAATCCCAGATCACTCCTCCAGCTCCGCTTTTCAGTGATGGGCCTTGCACCCCTGAGCACATTAGGCAAGGTCCATCCTAAATGTGCTCTGTGCCCTCGGGGGAGTTGAGCCACAGGCCCGACGTCTTTATCTGCGCACTGGGGGAAGGCTGtgaaaggcagaagaggaagctggCATGGTGAACTCCACACCAGGACTGAGGCCAGA
Above is a window of Onychomys torridus chromosome 8, mOncTor1.1, whole genome shotgun sequence DNA encoding:
- the Rflnb gene encoding refilin-B, with translation MVGRLSLQDVPELVDTKKKGDGVLDSPDSGLPPSPSPSHWGLAAAAGGGGERAPVPGALEPDAAATPAIPNPASLTHSLAASCSPRLCPLSFGEGVEFDPLPPKEIKYTSSVKYDSERYFIDDVQMPLGLVVASCSQTVTCIPNCTWRNYKAEVHFEPRHKAARFLSTTIIYPKYPKTVYTTTLDYNCHKKLRRFLSSVELEATEFLGSDGLSDGC